The following coding sequences lie in one Nocardioides sambongensis genomic window:
- a CDS encoding Bax inhibitor-1/YccA family protein, whose protein sequence is MRSNNPVFNRNEEFNRSGAGYGQATYGDAAGYPGYAQGQPGYGDGQPAGFGAPPIQRTDRMTIDTVVQSTAITLGITILAAAATWFLTPSLENSAEAQDAVGQLTMLMLVGSGAAFLLSLVNSFKRVISPGLVIAFAVAEGVALGAISKFYDAIYGVDAEMGGIVMQAVIGTFAAFAGTLAAYKFFEIKVGQKFRTFVIAAMFGMVALSLMELVLSMFGGGLGLYDNNALGLVFAIAGLVLGVFMLILDFDFIEQGIANGLPARESWRASFGLLVSLVWIYTNLLRILAIFQQD, encoded by the coding sequence ATGCGCAGCAACAACCCGGTGTTCAACCGGAACGAGGAGTTCAACCGGAGTGGCGCCGGCTACGGCCAGGCCACCTACGGCGACGCCGCCGGCTACCCGGGCTACGCCCAGGGCCAGCCCGGCTACGGAGACGGTCAGCCCGCTGGCTTCGGCGCACCGCCGATCCAGCGCACCGACCGGATGACCATCGACACCGTCGTCCAGTCCACCGCCATCACCCTCGGCATCACCATCCTGGCCGCGGCCGCCACCTGGTTCCTCACGCCCAGCCTGGAGAACAGCGCCGAGGCGCAGGACGCCGTGGGTCAGCTCACCATGCTGATGCTGGTCGGCTCCGGCGCCGCGTTCCTGCTGTCCCTGGTCAACTCGTTCAAGCGCGTGATCAGCCCCGGCCTGGTGATCGCGTTCGCGGTCGCCGAAGGTGTCGCGCTCGGCGCGATCAGCAAGTTCTACGACGCCATCTACGGCGTCGACGCCGAAATGGGCGGCATCGTGATGCAGGCCGTGATCGGCACCTTCGCGGCGTTCGCCGGCACCCTCGCGGCGTACAAGTTCTTCGAGATCAAGGTCGGCCAGAAGTTCCGCACCTTCGTCATCGCGGCGATGTTCGGCATGGTCGCGCTCAGCCTGATGGAGCTCGTCCTCAGCATGTTCGGCGGTGGGCTCGGCCTCTACGACAACAACGCCCTCGGCCTGGTCTTCGCGATCGCCGGCCTGGTGCTCGGTGTCTTCATGCTGATCCTCGACTTCGACTTCATCGAGCAGGGCATCGCCAACGGGCTGCCGGCGCGTGAGTCGTGGCGCGCCTCGTTCGGGCTGCTGGTCAGCCTGGTCTGGATCTACACCAAC
- a CDS encoding SAM-dependent methyltransferase, whose amino-acid sequence MTDQHADQHPHGDSDEPTLADLREALSAAAWDERYSGDRVWSGRPNQRLVEQASELDPGTALDVACGEGGDALWLAGRGWQVTAVDISQVALDKVAAHAIERGVEDQVKVGLYDALADPRPCRASGSTWSR is encoded by the coding sequence ATGACCGATCAGCACGCCGACCAGCATCCGCACGGCGACAGTGACGAGCCCACCCTCGCCGATCTCCGCGAAGCGCTCAGCGCCGCGGCCTGGGACGAGCGCTACTCCGGTGACCGGGTGTGGAGCGGCCGCCCCAACCAGCGCCTCGTCGAGCAGGCCTCCGAGCTCGACCCCGGCACCGCCCTCGACGTCGCCTGCGGGGAGGGCGGCGACGCGCTCTGGCTCGCCGGCCGCGGGTGGCAGGTGACCGCCGTCGACATCTCGCAGGTGGCGTTGGACAAGGTCGCCGCGCACGCCATCGAGCGGGGAGTGGAGGATCAGGTCAAGGTCGGTCTCTACGACGCCCTCGCCGACCCCCGCCCGTGCCGGGCGAGCGGTTCGACCTGGTCACGGTGA